The genomic region CTCGACGAGAGCGAGTCAGTAAACACACGGGAATCGAACCACGAAGGCAGCATCGAGTTCGAGAACGGGGCGTCGAACGACGAACTTATCGACCGGCTGAAAGACATCAAGACCGAGGAGTAGTCACGCGTGAAGCCCGGAGTGCGGGCGTTGGGTGTCGCCGAATCGTTCCGGGACGACGAGAGCACACTCGCGGGTGTCGTGGTCAGAGCGAATCGCGTGGTAGATGGCTTCTCTTTTGGGACGTGTACCGTCGGTGGGAGCGACGTGACAGACGCGGTCGAGGCGCTGTACCGCCGACTCGACCGTGAGGACGTCCGCTACGTCA from Haloarchaeobius sp. HME9146 harbors:
- a CDS encoding DUF5786 family protein; protein product: MGFGSYDESEQENQSIDTDLDESESVNTRESNHEGSIEFENGASNDELIDRLKDIKTEE